The nucleotide window GTGAGCGCAGCTGCGCTTTCATTATCCCAAAGGGCGCAAGACCCCGGACCATCGAACTGAAGACATGGATACGCGGACGCGGCATCGCCGACTTCAAGATCCCGGATCAGATTGTCTTCGTCGATCAGTTTGCCACCACGGCTGCCCTGAAGCTCAGTCGAAAAGCCCTGCGCGCCGAGCTGCGCACACGCTTGCTGGACCAAGGCGCCGACCAGACGCCGCCGTCCTCGCTGCCTCAGTAAATTTATTGTCACTCGCCACTGTACACGATGAACAGCCTGTCCCTGGAGCGCATGCGCGCCGATATTGCCCACCTGCTGCACGAACCCCCCGAAGACATCCATGACGACGATAATCTGATGGATCTGGGGCTGGACTCGATGCGTTTGATGAAACTGGCCTCGCTCTGGCGTAAGGCCGGCGCCCAGGTGGAGTTTTCCGACCTGGCCGCCGACGCCACGCTGGCCCAATGGTGGGCGCTGGTCAGCGCCGGCAACGACGCACCATGACAGCAGAGACACTGCCTTCCAACACGGCGGCTGCTCTCCTGCTGGATTGGGTGCCCCTGACCGAAGCCCAGGAAGGCCTGTGGTACGCGCAACGGCTGGACCCGGCCAACCCAATCTTCAACCCGGCCCACTGCACGACCCTGCGCGGTCCGCTGGATGTGCCGCGCTTTATCCGGGCGGTCAATCAAGCCTTGGCCGAGGCGCAAGCCCTGTCACTACGATTCAGGGAACTGCCCGACGGTCCCGTGCAAGCACTGGACCCCGGACTGAGTCCCAGCCTGGAAGTCCACGATCTGCGCCATAACGCACCCGATCGGGCGCAAGCCCACGCCTGGGCTTGGATTCGGGACGATCTGGCCCGTCCGGTCGATCCCCTGCGTCAAGCCCTGTCACACCAGGCATTGTTTCTGTGTGGCCCCACCCTGACGCTTTGGTATCAACGCGTCCACCATCTGGCGGCGGACGGCTATGGCATGGCCCTGATCGAGGGCCGCGCCACCCGCCTGTATGCGGCTCTGGGCAATACTGCGACGCCTGTCGAGCCTCCGCTGGCGCCGCTGGCACCGGTCTGGGCCGAAGACCAGGCATGGCGCGCCAGCGAGGCGCGCCGCCGGGCTCAGGCTTTCTGGCGCGACCACTGCCAAGGCCACCTGCCTGCCGCCAGCCTGACTACCGACACAGCACTCAGCGCCCATGTCTGCCTGCGCCATGAAACCGATGCAGATCCCAGCTTAGTCGCGGCACTGCAAGCTCTGGAAGCCAGCACCGAGGTCAGCTGGCCGGATATTCTGACAATTCTGGGCGCGGCCTATATAGCGCGCCATCTGGGACCGGCCGAATGCAGCGTCGGCGTTCCCGCCATGGGTCGCCTGGGTAGCCGTAGCGCCCGGGCCGTGGCCACCGTCATGAATATTGTCCCCTGGGTATGTCAGCTGGCCGAAAACATCCCCCTGGCCGATACCCTGGTGCAGGGTGCCCGCAGCCTGCGCACCTTGCGCCGCCACAGCCGCTATCGGGCAGAGCATCTGCGCCGCGATCTGGCCCTGCCGGGCGGTCTGCCGCGCCTGCATGGAGCCATCCTGAATGTGCTGCCGTTCGACGCCCCCTACGCCGCCGTCGGCCTGGACGCTGCCCAGACGGTCCTGTGCACCGGCCCCGTCGAGGACATTACTTTCAGCTTTCGCGCAGCGCCCGATGGCAGTGCCCTGCGCCTGGAAGTCGAGGCCAACCCTAGCCTCTATACATCAGCCCAGGCCCAGGCATACCTGACGCGCCTGGCCGTGTTTCTGTCTGCCGCCCTACAGGCCCAACAGCTGGCCGATGTCGCCACCTTAACCCCCGCCGAACACGAGCGCTGGGCCTTGGCGCCAAATCGCACCGACCACCCCCTGCCGGACGGCACACTCTGGTCGCGCATCCAGACTTGCCTGTTGGCGCAGCCCGACCATATCGGGCTGCAGGATGCCACAAAAGGCACCCACCCCTGGACCTACGCTGAGATCGACGCCTGGACTGCCCAAGCAGCCTGGCAACTGCAGCAACGAGGCGCACGACCCGGCACCCGCATTGCCGTGGCCATGCCTCGCTCTGCACTACGGGTGCTGTGCCTGCTGTCGATCCTGCGCAGCGGAGCCGCCTACCTGCCGCTGGATGCAGCCCAGCCGCCAGCCCGCCTGCGCCATATTCTGGACGATGCCCAGGCCCTGTTACTGATCTCGTCGCTGGATCTGTGCGACGGTCTTGTCACCCAGGCGCTGGACCCTGACACGTTGGGGCAGATGACAAATTTCAGCCCTGCCGCTCCGCGTCCCGATCCTTACCCTGCCAGCCCCCAGGACCCTGCCTATCTCATCTATACCTCGGGTTCGACCGGCGCCCCGAAAGGCGTCATCGTGTCCCATGCCGCCATCGTCAATCGGCTGGAATGGATGCGTATGCACTATGCCATCGACGCTGCCGACCGCATCTTGCAAAAAACCCCAGCGACCTTCGACGTGTCGGTCTGGGAACTATTTCTGCCCTTTTTATCCGGCGCACGTCTGGTGGTCGCTCCGCCCGATGCCCATCGCGACCCAGCCTGGCTATGCCGTCTGATCCGCCAGCACACCATCAGCGTGCTGCATTTCGTGCCATCCATGTTGGCTGCCATTCTGGAAGAACCCGACGCCCAGGGGCTGGAAACCCGGCTGGTTTTCTGCAGCGGCGAAGCACTGCCAGCCGTGTTGCGCGACCGATTCAAACGCACCATCACGGCCCAGCTGCATAATCTTTACGGCCCCACCGAGGCCGCTGTTGATGTTTCATATTGGCCAGCCGATAGGGATGACTACAGCCAGCCTGTCCCCATCGGCTGGCCGGTCTGGAATACACAAATGCACGTCCTGGACGTCGGCTTGCACCCCGTACCGCCGGGTGTGACCGGACAGCTGTATCTGGGCGGCTGCCAATTGGCCATTGGCTACCTGGGGCGGCCAGACCTGACTGCCGAACGCTTCATCCCGGCCCCAGTCGGCCTGCCCGGCCCCCGGTTGTACGCCACCGGCGACCTGGCCAGCCGCCGAGACGACGGGGCCATCGTCTACCTGGGACGGCTGGACCACCAAGTGAAACTACGCGGCCAGCGTATTGAGCTGGGTGAAATCGAAGCGGTGCTGACGGCCCACCCGGCAATTGCGCAGGCCGCCGTATTAGTCCGCGAGGACGAGCCCGGCCATACTCTGTTGGTGGCCTATCTGGTGATGACCGAGCCCGGCCAGACCGCCGAGCCCGTCGCCCTGAAGGCCTATGCCGCCAGCCTGTTGCCGGACTACATGGTGCCCAGTGCCTGGGTGCAATTGCCTGCGCTGCCCACCACCGCCAACGGCAAGCTGGACCGCAAGGCCCTGCCGCGCCCGGCATTCAGCCACCGCGACCACGGCCATGCCCCGCGTACGCCCACCGAGCACCGCGTTGCCCAGGCCTTCCAGGCCGTCCTGGGTCTGGACAATATCCCCGCCATCGAAGATGACTTCTTTGCCCTGGGCGGCCATTCACTGCTGGCGGCGCGCCTCGCGCTACAGCTGCGCGACCCCTGGGAGGTCTCCCTGGGCACAATTTTCCAGCATCCCACCGTCAGCCGCCTGGCCCGCCATCTGGATGCCCAGGCCGACTGCACGGCAGACGCGACCCAAGCGGGCTTTGGCCCGATAGTCACGCTGCGCGAGGCCCCCGGCCTGCCAGCCCTGTTCTGCCTCCACCCGGCAGGCGGCTTGTCCTGGTGTTATGGCGCACTGGCGCGCGCCCTGTCCCCGGCTCGCAGCGTGCATGGCATTCAGGCGCCCGCCCTGGCGGGCCAGCCTACCCCAGACAGCCTGACGGAACTGGCCAGCCACTACGCCGATCTGATGCTTGCCCTGCAAGCGGACGGTCCCTATCACCTGGCAGGCTGGTCCGTCGGCGGTATTCTGGCGCAAGCCATTGCGGTTGAACTGCAGCAACGCGGACACGCCGTCGGGGTGCTTGCCCTGTTGGATGCCTATCCCAGCGAGGTCTGGCGTGATCGCCCCGAGCCCGCCGCAGACG belongs to Castellaniella sp. and includes:
- a CDS encoding phosphopantetheine-binding protein, producing the protein MNSLSLERMRADIAHLLHEPPEDIHDDDNLMDLGLDSMRLMKLASLWRKAGAQVEFSDLAADATLAQWWALVSAGNDAP
- a CDS encoding amino acid adenylation domain-containing protein, which codes for MTAETLPSNTAAALLLDWVPLTEAQEGLWYAQRLDPANPIFNPAHCTTLRGPLDVPRFIRAVNQALAEAQALSLRFRELPDGPVQALDPGLSPSLEVHDLRHNAPDRAQAHAWAWIRDDLARPVDPLRQALSHQALFLCGPTLTLWYQRVHHLAADGYGMALIEGRATRLYAALGNTATPVEPPLAPLAPVWAEDQAWRASEARRRAQAFWRDHCQGHLPAASLTTDTALSAHVCLRHETDADPSLVAALQALEASTEVSWPDILTILGAAYIARHLGPAECSVGVPAMGRLGSRSARAVATVMNIVPWVCQLAENIPLADTLVQGARSLRTLRRHSRYRAEHLRRDLALPGGLPRLHGAILNVLPFDAPYAAVGLDAAQTVLCTGPVEDITFSFRAAPDGSALRLEVEANPSLYTSAQAQAYLTRLAVFLSAALQAQQLADVATLTPAEHERWALAPNRTDHPLPDGTLWSRIQTCLLAQPDHIGLQDATKGTHPWTYAEIDAWTAQAAWQLQQRGARPGTRIAVAMPRSALRVLCLLSILRSGAAYLPLDAAQPPARLRHILDDAQALLLISSLDLCDGLVTQALDPDTLGQMTNFSPAAPRPDPYPASPQDPAYLIYTSGSTGAPKGVIVSHAAIVNRLEWMRMHYAIDAADRILQKTPATFDVSVWELFLPFLSGARLVVAPPDAHRDPAWLCRLIRQHTISVLHFVPSMLAAILEEPDAQGLETRLVFCSGEALPAVLRDRFKRTITAQLHNLYGPTEAAVDVSYWPADRDDYSQPVPIGWPVWNTQMHVLDVGLHPVPPGVTGQLYLGGCQLAIGYLGRPDLTAERFIPAPVGLPGPRLYATGDLASRRDDGAIVYLGRLDHQVKLRGQRIELGEIEAVLTAHPAIAQAAVLVREDEPGHTLLVAYLVMTEPGQTAEPVALKAYAASLLPDYMVPSAWVQLPALPTTANGKLDRKALPRPAFSHRDHGHAPRTPTEHRVAQAFQAVLGLDNIPAIEDDFFALGGHSLLAARLALQLRDPWEVSLGTIFQHPTVSRLARHLDAQADCTADATQAGFGPIVTLREAPGLPALFCLHPAGGLSWCYGALARALSPARSVHGIQAPALAGQPTPDSLTELASHYADLMLALQADGPYHLAGWSVGGILAQAIAVELQQRGHAVGVLALLDAYPSEVWRDRPEPAADDLYKALLHIAGADPQALPHTHLNRAGVIGFLRSKGHPLGELSDIRLDAVFDTVGHTNQLVRRHWQLHYDGPALHFQAALDHSDTGLDPQAWQPHVTSLAIHAIPATHASLPGADAIARIAPILNTCLVAADTAIKPAIH